In Alkalihalobacillus sp. AL-G, the genomic stretch TATAGCCAGCGGATTGTTGATTGCTGCTCTAACTGTTGGAACCTTAATGGGATTGATCTGGTAATATGAAACGAAGGCTGACTAATAAGGAAAGTTTCACTCTTCTGAGATGGAAGAGGGCTGACACCTTGATTTGGTCAGCCTTTTTAATTAATTTTTATTACAGATGTCTAGTCTGACATCTGTACCCAGATGAGCATCTCACCTTATTCAGTCACAATTTTGTTAGACTTGATGACTCATATGAAATACCATTTTTGGTAATATAGATGGTGTAAAGACTACCTAAATGAAAGGAGGACCAAACATGCACAATCATCAGGATATTGGTTCTTTAAGTGAGTTTGGAATGACAACACTTTGGAATCCATTTGTTCTTTTACTATCGGTCGCGGTCCTCGGCATATATTTCTTTTATACACACAAAGGCCCATATAAAGATAAAGTCACGAGACTTCAGCAGGTATGGTTCACGGTTGCTGTAATTTGCGTTTACGTTGCAAAAGGTACGCCATTGAGTGTCATTGGCCATCATTATTCATTTACCTTTCATATGATTCAAATGAGCTTGTTGTACTTCATCGTTCCACCGTTAGCATTGATCGGATTACCTGCTGACTTTCTAAGAAAAATCATTAATATGAAAGGAATCAAACGAACGTTTCATTTTTTCACACAACCGTTAATTGCTTTGCTGTTGTTTAATTTACTAATATCGTTTTATCATTTGCCTTTTATCTTTGATTCAATTATGGCACAACCACTTTTACATGAGCCTTATCATGTAGTTCTTCTATTAACATCCATTTTTATGTGGTGGCCAGTCATTGCTCCTTTACCTGAGGAAAATCGTTTATCTGACCTTCAAAAAGTAGGATACATTTTTGCTGATGGTGTATTGTTGACTCCAGCATGTGCGTTGATAATTTTTGCAGATACTATTATTTACGATACTTACATGAACGCTCCACAAATATTTGAATACCTAGCTCCTTTAGATGATCAGCAAGCAGGAGGAGTCATTATGAAGATTGCACAAGAAATCATTTATGGCGGTATTCTTCTATACATCTTGATACGCTGGGTACGTAAGGAAAGAAAAAATGACAAAGAAGAAGAACAAAAAATTATCGAAGAGGCGAGGGCACGATTATCGCTTAATGAATAACGATAGTTTTTACAATGGGTAACTCTATACGAATTGACACCTCTGTATGCCTTTAAGCTTTAATGGTTTCGATGTTGTCTTTGTTCGGATGGAGTTTCCCTTTTTTTACGTTAAGAAACCTGTACATAATAAATTACTTTTCTTGGAGGGGATAACGATGGAAATTCGTACAATCAAGGAAAACGAGTTCGATGATTTTATAAAAATGGGCGAGTTTGCGTTTCAATATGAGTTATCAGAAGTTGAAAAGCAGAAACGTAAAAAGTTCATGGATCTCAAGATGTGTTGGGCGATCTTTGATGATGGGAAAATGGTTTCTAAGCTGACGATCCATCCAATGGAAATATGGATGGGGGAGAAAGTGTTTTCGATGGGAGGAATTGCCGGAGTTGCAACATGGCCTGAGCATAGAAGGAAGGGATTTGTGCAGACATTAATGAGGAAATCCCTTGAAGTAATGAAAGAAAATAACCAAACTGTTTCTATGCTTTATCCCTTCTCCTTTTCCTTCTATCGTAAATACGGTTGGGAAATGACCCATAGTATTAAACATTATGAGATTACACCTCAACAAATCGGGAAGAGAAATCCCTCTATTAATGGAATAGTTAGTAGAATCGATCACGATTCAGACCGACTTGATCGTATCTATAATCGCTTTGCTAAACGATATTCAGGAACCTTAAAACGGACAAAAGAATGGTGGCAATATTCAATCCTCGACAACTCGAACGATGTTGTTGCTGTTTATCAAAACTCCGCCAAAGAAGATCGGGGCTATATGATTTATAACGTCAAAAAGGAAACGATGACGATTGATGAGATGGTTGCATTGGATGGAGAAGCAAAAACAGAGTTGCTTCAGTTTATCGGAAACCATGATTCTATGGTCAACAAAATTCGTCTACAGGTTCCAGAGAATGATGATTTAGCATTTGACCTTTCGGATCCTAAAATTAAACAGGAAATTAAGTCTTTCTTCATGTCCAGAATTGTCGATATTGAAGCTTTTTTGAAAGAATATCCTTATCAATCGGAGTTTAAGGAACCGATCATCCTCCATGTGGAAGATAAATTTGCCGACTGGAACAATGGAACGTTCATTGTGAAGAGTAATGAACGTGGAATTACAGTTGAAAAGTATAAAGTTAAAGAGGGTTCGAGCTGCCAGCATCCTCCTCTAAGAGGATTACGGTGTGATATAAATACTCTTAGCGCACTGTTTTTGCATCATCAACGACCGGTAAGATTAATGGAGAAAAATCGGATTCTAGGTCATGAACAAGAAATAACGAAACTGGAAAAGGTCATAAACAATCAACAAACCTTTCTTTATGATTCTTTCTAAAATTAAAGCTGACCCCACCATCAACTTTTACTCGATGTGTTGGGCCAGCTTCTTTTTTACTCAGAGTGATGCTTTTCAATTTCTTCTTTTAACTGATTTAAGATTTTTTTACAGCTATCTACGATGCTCTTGGGGAAATCCTCATCGTATTCAACGCCATGGGGATAGTAATGCTTACCAAGATAAGGTTCCATTATTTTAATGAGTGCATGAGGTGATTCCACTTCGCCCTCAACAGCATAACATGGTACACGCAAGTAATAAATTTCGCCGTTATCCATATTTTCAAATTTATAATCATATGTAATGCGTTCATAATCCCATTGCCCTGCTCGGACTAATCCTACATCATGCATAAGGTGTTCTAAAAGTTCAAAGTTGAGAACTTTTCCCGCTAAACTAATCTCTTCGAATTTCATGGTAATACCCTCCACATCGTTCATATGTTATTCTCCTTCATAATGATAGTATGAATTCGGACAAGATGCAATCTTTCATGGTTTGAAACTAATAAAAATATGAGATTTTGAAATAAATTTCTAAAAATGGTCACACTAACGATGAAATGGAGGAGATAATAAATGCTGAAAAAATGGATTATTCCGCTTCTATGTGTGATCATGCTGATTGGAATCCACTCACCAGCACATGCTCAGACCCAAAGTCAAACTGTTCATATTGTTAAATGGGGGGATACACTTTGGAAGATTTCAAAACGTTACCAAATCGGATTAAGTGAAATCATCGAAGCAAACCCGCAATTTGAAAATCCAGATTTAATTTATCCTGGTGATAAAGTTCGTATCCCGAGAAAACAACAGATCAAACAAATTGAGCATCAGGCGATCCAGCTTACGAATGAATACCGTGCGAAAAATGGCCTCAAGCCATTGACACCTGATTGGCAGTTATCAAGAGTTGCCCGTTACAAATCGATGGACATGAAGAATAAGGGGTATTTTTCTCATCGATCGCCAACTTATGGTTCACCCTTCGATATGATGAGAGACTTCAATATTCAATATACTGCTGCAGGCGAAAACATTGCGATGGGGCAGTCTACTCCACAAGCGGTTGTTCGAGCATGGATGAATAGTGCGGGTCACCGAAGGAATATTCTCAACCAAAGATATACTCATATTGGAGTAGGATATGTAGAAGGTGGATCAGGGCGATATTATTGGACTCAAATGTTTATAAGAAAGTAGGAATAAAATGAAGAAAATACGTGGCCTAATGACAACAAATGTTGATTACTGCACAACATTGGATAATGTATTCGAGGCAGCTGTTAAAATGAAAAACGATAATGTAGGAGCAATCCCGGTTTGTGAAAATGACAAGCTCGTAGGTTTGATAACAGATCGAGATATTGTTGTTCGAGGTGTAGCGGAAAAGAAGCCTAATGCTTCCAAAATAACAGACGTCATGAGTGACCATATCATCAGTGGAACACCGGATATGGATGTTGAAGAAGCGGTTCAGATTATGGCTAAACATGAGGTAAGACGGTTGCCAATCGTTGAGAATGATAGGTTGGTCGGTATCGTATCCCTTGGTGACTTGGCTACACACTCGGAAAGCAATCACCAAGCGGGAATCGCACTTACCGAAATATCAGAAGCAGAACCAGATCAACAAATCCATTAATTTAAGATCCTGGTTTCATTTCTTTCAGACACCTCTTGGACTTTTGAAGTTCGAGAGGTGTCTTTTTTTTGTATGAAAAAGTATAAGTTTTCCGCTTGACAATAGATTAGAAATGGGGGATTCAAACGAAAGTGGTGTTGGACAAGAATAAGGTGATACTGTAAAGTTAAAAGTAAATACTGAAAAGTCAGCAAAAAGGGGGGATATTAATGAGGAGCTTTGGAATGGTTGTAATGTTTGTATTTTTAATACTAGGTGTTAGCTTGATTTATGGTGACCTCATTAAGCTCCCCCAGTACAATCCACCAGAAAAAGAACAGAAAGAGAACGAAACAGTAGAACGAAATTTGGCAGTAATTCCGAAAACGAGCGAAGGGATACTGCGCTATTTTGAAATGAG encodes the following:
- the eis gene encoding enhanced intracellular survival protein Eis, translated to MEIRTIKENEFDDFIKMGEFAFQYELSEVEKQKRKKFMDLKMCWAIFDDGKMVSKLTIHPMEIWMGEKVFSMGGIAGVATWPEHRRKGFVQTLMRKSLEVMKENNQTVSMLYPFSFSFYRKYGWEMTHSIKHYEITPQQIGKRNPSINGIVSRIDHDSDRLDRIYNRFAKRYSGTLKRTKEWWQYSILDNSNDVVAVYQNSAKEDRGYMIYNVKKETMTIDEMVALDGEAKTELLQFIGNHDSMVNKIRLQVPENDDLAFDLSDPKIKQEIKSFFMSRIVDIEAFLKEYPYQSEFKEPIILHVEDKFADWNNGTFIVKSNERGITVEKYKVKEGSSCQHPPLRGLRCDINTLSALFLHHQRPVRLMEKNRILGHEQEITKLEKVINNQQTFLYDSF
- the safA gene encoding SafA/ExsA family spore coat assembly protein, with amino-acid sequence MLKKWIIPLLCVIMLIGIHSPAHAQTQSQTVHIVKWGDTLWKISKRYQIGLSEIIEANPQFENPDLIYPGDKVRIPRKQQIKQIEHQAIQLTNEYRAKNGLKPLTPDWQLSRVARYKSMDMKNKGYFSHRSPTYGSPFDMMRDFNIQYTAAGENIAMGQSTPQAVVRAWMNSAGHRRNILNQRYTHIGVGYVEGGSGRYYWTQMFIRK
- a CDS encoding cytochrome c oxidase assembly protein, with amino-acid sequence MHNHQDIGSLSEFGMTTLWNPFVLLLSVAVLGIYFFYTHKGPYKDKVTRLQQVWFTVAVICVYVAKGTPLSVIGHHYSFTFHMIQMSLLYFIVPPLALIGLPADFLRKIINMKGIKRTFHFFTQPLIALLLFNLLISFYHLPFIFDSIMAQPLLHEPYHVVLLLTSIFMWWPVIAPLPEENRLSDLQKVGYIFADGVLLTPACALIIFADTIIYDTYMNAPQIFEYLAPLDDQQAGGVIMKIAQEIIYGGILLYILIRWVRKERKNDKEEEQKIIEEARARLSLNE
- a CDS encoding CBS domain-containing protein, whose product is MKKIRGLMTTNVDYCTTLDNVFEAAVKMKNDNVGAIPVCENDKLVGLITDRDIVVRGVAEKKPNASKITDVMSDHIISGTPDMDVEEAVQIMAKHEVRRLPIVENDRLVGIVSLGDLATHSESNHQAGIALTEISEAEPDQQIH
- a CDS encoding YugN family protein; this encodes MKFEEISLAGKVLNFELLEHLMHDVGLVRAGQWDYERITYDYKFENMDNGEIYYLRVPCYAVEGEVESPHALIKIMEPYLGKHYYPHGVEYDEDFPKSIVDSCKKILNQLKEEIEKHHSE